One stretch of Streptomyces sp. R21 DNA includes these proteins:
- a CDS encoding Gfo/Idh/MocA family protein: MSTPRNATTPETATDRRPASSFDGRRIRAAVIGAGAIARGSHLPALAALADEGETEIVAAVDIDGDAVKALCADAGIPHAYTDLDRMLEEQRPDLVTICTPPTVHRAQTVAALRAGAWVWCEKPPVPTLADFDAIEAEEGLGGGPYAAIVFQHRFGSGARHVKRLIAEEAMGRPLVAHCQTTWYRDTAYYAVPWRGRWQTEGGGPAMGHGIHQMDLLLDLMGPWSEVRAMAGRLVHDVETEDVSTALVRFGNGALATVVNSVLSPDEVSRIRIDCERATVELTHLYGHSNAHWRITPAPGVPEEDVAAWRDFGADVPSSHLAQLRDLVASMRAGERPRSSGADGRTSLELITALYKSAFTDTTVHAGDIGPGDSYYDALHGGAPGWAPVTSEVAGPSVPVSEGEVPA; this comes from the coding sequence CGACAGACAGACGCCCCGCCTCCTCGTTCGACGGCCGCCGCATCCGGGCCGCCGTCATCGGCGCGGGCGCCATCGCGCGCGGTTCCCACCTGCCCGCACTCGCCGCCCTCGCCGACGAGGGCGAGACGGAGATCGTCGCCGCGGTCGACATCGACGGCGACGCGGTGAAGGCGCTCTGCGCGGACGCGGGCATCCCGCACGCGTACACCGACCTGGACCGCATGCTCGAGGAGCAGCGCCCCGACCTGGTCACCATCTGCACCCCGCCCACCGTGCACCGCGCGCAGACCGTCGCCGCGCTGCGCGCCGGCGCCTGGGTGTGGTGCGAGAAGCCGCCGGTCCCGACGCTCGCCGACTTCGACGCCATCGAGGCGGAGGAGGGCCTGGGCGGCGGACCGTACGCGGCGATCGTCTTCCAGCACCGGTTCGGCTCGGGCGCCCGGCACGTGAAGCGACTGATCGCGGAGGAGGCCATGGGCCGGCCGCTCGTCGCGCACTGCCAGACCACCTGGTACCGCGACACCGCCTACTACGCCGTCCCCTGGCGCGGCCGCTGGCAGACGGAGGGCGGCGGGCCCGCCATGGGACACGGCATCCACCAGATGGATCTGCTCCTCGACCTGATGGGGCCGTGGAGCGAGGTGCGGGCCATGGCCGGGCGCCTGGTGCACGACGTGGAGACGGAGGACGTCTCGACGGCACTGGTGCGCTTCGGGAACGGGGCACTGGCCACCGTCGTCAACAGCGTCCTGAGCCCCGACGAGGTGAGCCGCATCCGCATCGACTGCGAACGCGCCACCGTCGAACTCACCCACCTCTACGGACACAGCAACGCGCACTGGCGCATCACTCCGGCGCCGGGCGTGCCGGAGGAGGACGTGGCGGCCTGGCGGGACTTCGGTGCGGATGTGCCGAGTTCGCACCTCGCGCAGTTGCGGGACCTGGTCGCGAGCATGCGCGCGGGCGAGCGGCCGCGCAGCAGCGGCGCCGACGGGCGCACCAGCCTGGAGCTGATCACCGCCCTCTACAAGTCGGCGTTCACGGACACGACCGTGCATGCCGGGGACATCGGTCCGGGGGACTCGTACTACGACGCCCTGCACGGGGGCGCGCCGGGCTGGGCACCGGTCACGTCCGAGGTCGCCGGGCCGTCGGTGCCCGTCAGCGAGGGGGAGGTGCCGGCATGA
- a CDS encoding PmoA family protein: MTGRGGLRVVHTHGERITISDVTTGVELLSYVYRPEAAWEAPKPYLHPLRTLAGTAVTDYRPNDHRWHKGLQMTVSHLSGQNLWGGNTYVHGEGYLELPERVGSMAHIAFDEVATADGRAVIAERLTWHPYDGDLWAEEERRIEVHDVDPASGSWALTWTTAVTNRREEPLRFGSPTTAGREMAGYTGLFWRGPRAFRDGRVIGPDSEGPELMGQQAPWLAYSGEHDGADGHATLVFVHAPENDHAGAAGAHPAHWFVRNEPFAAVAPSLAFFDELELAPGETLTRRYRVVVAEGAWEREEVAKYLEAHPW; the protein is encoded by the coding sequence ATGACCGGTCGCGGGGGTCTGCGCGTCGTCCACACGCACGGCGAGCGCATCACGATCAGCGACGTCACCACGGGCGTCGAGCTGCTGAGTTACGTCTACCGGCCGGAGGCCGCCTGGGAGGCTCCGAAGCCGTATCTGCACCCGCTGCGGACGCTCGCGGGCACCGCGGTCACGGACTACCGGCCCAACGACCACCGCTGGCACAAGGGCCTGCAGATGACGGTCTCGCACCTCTCGGGCCAGAACCTGTGGGGCGGCAACACATACGTTCATGGAGAGGGATATCTCGAACTCCCCGAGCGGGTCGGGTCGATGGCGCACATCGCCTTCGACGAGGTGGCCACGGCGGACGGCCGCGCGGTCATCGCCGAACGCCTCACCTGGCATCCGTACGACGGTGATCTGTGGGCCGAGGAGGAGCGCCGTATCGAGGTGCACGACGTCGATCCGGCCTCGGGTTCCTGGGCGTTGACCTGGACCACCGCCGTCACCAACCGGCGCGAGGAGCCGCTGCGCTTCGGCAGCCCGACCACCGCGGGACGCGAGATGGCGGGTTACACGGGCCTGTTCTGGCGTGGCCCGCGCGCCTTCCGGGACGGGCGGGTCATCGGACCCGACTCCGAGGGTCCCGAGTTGATGGGGCAACAGGCCCCGTGGCTCGCCTACTCGGGCGAGCACGACGGCGCCGACGGCCACGCCACGCTCGTCTTCGTGCATGCCCCCGAGAACGACCACGCCGGGGCGGCGGGCGCCCACCCGGCCCACTGGTTCGTGCGCAACGAACCGTTCGCCGCCGTCGCCCCCTCCCTCGCCTTCTTCGACGAACTGGAACTCGCCCCCGGCGAGACACTCACCCGCCGCTACCGCGTGGTCGTGGCGGAGGGTGCCTGGGAGCGCGAGGAGGTCGCCAAGTACCTGGAGGCGCACCCGTGGTGA
- a CDS encoding cupin domain-containing protein has product MSPRAGTDAQGGADARPGFAGLPGAVAVSHLSVYDWPAADGVCGGTPHMHLTCSEAYVVTGGRGAVQTLTAAGYEVTPLAPGTVAWFTPGTIHRLVNEDDLRITVLMQNNGLPEAGDAVLTLPPWYLTDPETYASATVIPADAPEAERERIARARRDLALEGYRALREAEGPEPLAAFHRAAAALVRPRLADWRERWHRGAEAAAAATGEQLDRLERGDTSHLADAAVRAEQPSAYGRFGMCGRLDVYDGTV; this is encoded by the coding sequence GTGAGCCCGCGCGCGGGAACGGACGCGCAGGGCGGCGCCGACGCGCGCCCCGGTTTCGCCGGGCTGCCGGGCGCCGTGGCCGTGTCGCACCTGTCCGTCTACGACTGGCCCGCGGCGGACGGCGTCTGCGGGGGAACTCCCCATATGCACCTGACCTGTTCGGAGGCGTACGTCGTCACCGGCGGGCGTGGGGCGGTGCAGACGCTGACCGCCGCCGGGTACGAGGTCACGCCGCTCGCGCCCGGCACGGTCGCCTGGTTCACGCCCGGCACCATCCACCGACTGGTCAACGAGGACGACCTGCGCATCACGGTCCTCATGCAGAACAACGGACTGCCGGAGGCGGGCGACGCCGTGCTCACACTGCCGCCGTGGTATCTGACCGACCCCGAGACGTACGCGAGCGCCACGGTCATCCCGGCGGACGCGCCCGAGGCGGAGCGCGAGCGGATCGCACGCGCCCGGCGCGACCTCGCCCTGGAGGGCTACCGCGCGCTTCGCGAGGCCGAGGGACCCGAGCCGCTCGCCGCGTTCCACCGGGCCGCGGCCGCGCTGGTACGACCCCGGCTCGCCGACTGGCGTGAGCGCTGGCACCGCGGCGCCGAGGCCGCCGCCGCTGCCACCGGCGAGCAGCTCGACCGCCTGGAGCGCGGCGACACATCCCACCTCGCCGACGCCGCCGTACGAGCCGAACAGCCGTCCGCGTACGGCCGGTTCGGGATGTGCGGACGGCTCGACGTCTACGACGGGACCGTCTGA
- a CDS encoding winged helix-turn-helix transcriptional regulator: MKDARPCSIAATLALVGEKYSLLVLREVTLGATRFDQLVRNIGAPRDVLTARLKRLVEAGILEKVEYSERPTRYEYRPTRAGLELEPVLLTLMAWGDRHLQEGDFRPMVLEHICGHELVPQITCRECGQEVEHHDLTAHPQSPGWTATGPVPA, from the coding sequence ATGAAGGACGCCCGACCCTGCTCGATCGCCGCCACGCTCGCCCTCGTCGGCGAGAAGTACTCCCTGCTGGTGCTGCGCGAGGTGACGCTCGGCGCCACCCGCTTCGACCAGCTGGTACGCAACATCGGCGCCCCGCGCGATGTACTGACCGCCCGTCTGAAACGGCTTGTCGAGGCCGGCATCCTGGAGAAGGTCGAGTACAGCGAGCGCCCCACGCGCTACGAGTACCGGCCCACCCGGGCCGGCCTGGAGCTGGAGCCGGTGCTGCTCACGCTGATGGCCTGGGGCGACCGGCATCTCCAGGAGGGCGACTTCCGCCCGATGGTCCTGGAACACATCTGCGGACACGAACTGGTCCCGCAGATCACCTGCCGAGAATGCGGCCAAGAGGTCGAACACCACGACCTGACGGCCCACCCGCAGTCACCGGGGTGGACGGCGACAGGGCCCGTCCCCGCCTGA
- a CDS encoding acetyl-CoA C-acyltransferase, which produces MRDAVIVEAVRTPIGKGKPNGALAHVHPVELLAHTLRTLVERSGVDPALIDDVIGGTVDQVGEQAMNTTRYAVLSAGFPDTVPATTVDRQCGSSQQAVHFAAQGVQSGAYDIVVACGVESMSRVPMWSNVPAGKDPFGPGVAERYPEGLVPQGISAELIAAKWGISRERMDAFAVGSHQKAAAAWDKGLFDAEVAPLEGVTRDESVRPASTTEILAGLKPAYYDPAFGERFPQIDWSVTAGNASPTNDGASAVLIMASETADRLGLRPIARLHSFAVTGSDPVLMLTGVIPATEKVLRKAGLTIDDIDLFEVNEAFSSVVLAWQQETGADLAKVNVHGGAIAIGHPLGASGTRLTTTLVHAMRARGARYALQTMCEAGGLANAMVLEAV; this is translated from the coding sequence ATGCGTGACGCTGTGATCGTCGAAGCCGTACGCACCCCCATCGGCAAGGGCAAGCCGAACGGCGCCCTCGCCCATGTCCACCCCGTGGAACTCCTCGCCCACACCCTGCGCACCCTCGTCGAGCGCTCCGGCGTCGACCCGGCGCTCATCGACGACGTCATCGGCGGCACCGTCGACCAGGTCGGCGAGCAGGCCATGAACACCACTCGGTACGCCGTGCTGTCGGCGGGCTTCCCCGACACGGTGCCCGCGACCACGGTGGACCGGCAGTGCGGATCCTCCCAGCAGGCCGTGCACTTCGCGGCGCAGGGCGTCCAGTCAGGCGCGTACGACATCGTCGTGGCCTGCGGTGTGGAGTCGATGAGCCGCGTGCCGATGTGGTCGAACGTGCCCGCGGGCAAGGACCCGTTCGGGCCGGGGGTCGCCGAGCGCTACCCGGAGGGCCTGGTGCCGCAGGGCATCAGCGCCGAGCTCATCGCCGCCAAGTGGGGCATCTCCCGCGAGCGGATGGACGCCTTCGCGGTCGGTTCGCACCAGAAGGCGGCCGCGGCCTGGGACAAGGGCCTGTTCGACGCCGAGGTCGCTCCCCTGGAGGGTGTGACGCGCGACGAGAGCGTCCGTCCCGCCAGTACCACCGAGATACTCGCCGGACTCAAGCCCGCCTACTACGACCCGGCCTTCGGCGAGCGGTTCCCGCAGATCGACTGGTCCGTCACGGCGGGCAACGCGAGCCCCACCAACGACGGCGCGTCGGCCGTGCTCATCATGGCGAGCGAGACGGCGGACCGTCTCGGCCTGCGCCCGATCGCCCGGCTGCACAGTTTCGCCGTCACCGGCTCCGACCCCGTGCTCATGCTGACCGGAGTCATCCCGGCCACGGAGAAGGTGCTCCGCAAGGCGGGCCTCACCATCGACGACATCGACCTCTTCGAGGTGAACGAGGCGTTCTCCAGCGTGGTCCTCGCCTGGCAGCAGGAGACCGGCGCCGACCTCGCCAAGGTCAACGTGCACGGCGGCGCGATCGCCATCGGCCACCCGCTCGGCGCCAGCGGCACCCGGCTGACCACCACACTCGTCCACGCCATGCGCGCCCGAGGCGCCCGCTACGCCCTCCAGACGATGTGCGAGGCGGGCGGACTGGCCAACGCGATGGTGCTCGAAGCGGTTTAG
- a CDS encoding TVP38/TMEM64 family protein: MLDATTRSGGTATAVPPATATELAAVAEFALATPTGLTARCTRVLLSPWSRLSLLVVLLAAAASGVLLFHPQRVLSDGWPPELGGAAAAAVFAVAYGLCTVAFVPRPLLNLAAGALFGSQAGLGTALAGTVLGAGVAFGLGRILGQDALRPLLRGRWLKAADGQLSRHGFRSMMVARLFPGVPFWAANYCAAVSRMGWLPFLLATALGSIPNTAAYAVAGARASAPTSPAFLIAMGFIALPALIGAVVAWRKRHHLRGH; this comes from the coding sequence ATGCTCGATGCCACCACCCGCTCTGGGGGCACCGCCACGGCCGTCCCCCCGGCCACCGCCACGGAGCTCGCCGCCGTCGCGGAGTTCGCCCTCGCCACGCCCACGGGCCTGACCGCCCGCTGCACCAGAGTCCTGCTCTCGCCCTGGTCGAGACTGTCGCTGCTCGTGGTGCTGCTCGCGGCGGCCGCGTCCGGCGTGCTGCTGTTCCATCCGCAGCGAGTGCTCTCCGACGGCTGGCCACCCGAGCTCGGCGGCGCCGCGGCCGCCGCGGTGTTCGCGGTGGCGTACGGGCTGTGCACGGTCGCGTTCGTGCCCCGGCCGCTCCTCAACCTGGCGGCGGGCGCCCTCTTCGGCTCCCAGGCGGGCCTCGGCACCGCGCTCGCGGGCACGGTGCTCGGGGCGGGCGTCGCCTTCGGGCTCGGCCGCATCCTCGGGCAGGACGCGCTGCGGCCCTTGCTCCGCGGCCGCTGGCTGAAGGCCGCGGACGGGCAGCTCAGCCGGCACGGCTTCCGCTCGATGATGGTGGCCCGCCTGTTCCCGGGCGTGCCCTTCTGGGCGGCCAACTACTGCGCGGCCGTCTCCCGCATGGGCTGGCTGCCGTTCCTTCTGGCCACGGCACTGGGCTCGATCCCGAACACGGCCGCGTACGCCGTCGCCGGCGCCCGGGCCTCGGCGCCGACGTCGCCCGCCTTCCTGATCGCGATGGGGTTCATCGCGCTGCCGGCCCTGATCGGCGCGGTGGTGGCCTGGCGGAAGCGCCACCACCTGCGCGGCCACTGA
- a CDS encoding DNA alkylation repair protein: MGVTASGTSDVRFEVPDSTLADTLLERLTVTYAAAADPQRAVSMRAYMKDIAPFLGLTTPERRALSRTVVDGTPRPDEADCTALAVRCWQLPEREYQYFAVDYLRRHVKRLTSGFLPVAHHLVATVSWWDTVDLLASHVVGGLVAADPALKADMDAWIEDDDLWVARTALLHQLRHKEATDTERLFAYCLRQSGHPDFFIRKAVGWCLREYAKTDPEAVRAFVTQERGRLAPLSVREALKNIGP, from the coding sequence ATGGGCGTCACAGCTTCCGGAACGTCGGATGTTCGGTTCGAGGTGCCGGACAGCACCCTCGCGGACACTCTGCTGGAGCGACTCACCGTCACGTACGCCGCGGCGGCCGATCCGCAGCGGGCCGTGTCGATGCGCGCGTACATGAAGGACATCGCGCCCTTCCTCGGCCTGACGACACCCGAGCGCCGTGCCCTGTCGCGCACCGTCGTGGACGGCACGCCCCGCCCCGACGAAGCCGACTGCACGGCGCTCGCGGTGCGCTGCTGGCAGCTGCCCGAGCGCGAGTACCAGTACTTCGCCGTCGACTATCTGCGCCGCCATGTGAAGCGGCTGACGTCCGGGTTCCTCCCGGTGGCACACCATCTCGTCGCCACGGTCTCCTGGTGGGACACCGTCGACCTGCTCGCCTCCCACGTAGTGGGAGGCCTGGTGGCCGCCGATCCCGCCCTGAAGGCCGACATGGACGCGTGGATCGAGGACGACGACCTGTGGGTGGCCCGCACCGCCCTGCTCCACCAGCTGCGCCACAAGGAGGCGACGGACACCGAACGGCTCTTCGCGTACTGCCTGCGGCAGTCCGGACACCCCGACTTCTTCATCCGCAAGGCGGTCGGCTGGTGCCTGCGCGAGTACGCGAAGACGGACCCCGAGGCCGTACGCGCCTTCGTCACCCAGGAGCGGGGGCGCCTCGCGCCTCTGTCGGTGCGCGAGGCCCTCAAGAACATCGGCCCCTGA
- the tuf gene encoding elongation factor Tu: MPKTAYVRTKPHLNIGTMGHVDHGKTTLTAAITKVLAERGSGTFVPFDRIDRAPEEAARGITINISHVEYETDTRHYAHVDMPGHADYVKNMVTGAAQLDGAILVVSALDGIMPQTAEHVLLARQVGVDHIVVALNKADAGDEELADLVELEVRELLTAHGYGGDSVPVVRVSGLKALEGDPRWTAAIDALLDAVDTYVPMPERYLDAPFLLPVENVLTITGRGTVVTGAVERGTIRVGDRVEVLGADVDTVVTGLETFGKPMDEAQAGDNVALLLRGVPRDAVRRGHIVAAPGSVVPSRRFSAQVYVLSTREGGRSTPVSTGYRPQFYIRTADVVGDVDLGETAVARPGDTVTMTVELGRDVPLEAGLGFAIREGGRTVGAGTVTAVG, translated from the coding sequence ATGCCCAAGACGGCTTACGTGCGCACCAAGCCGCACCTGAACATCGGCACCATGGGTCATGTCGACCACGGCAAGACCACCCTGACCGCCGCCATCACCAAGGTCCTCGCCGAGCGCGGCTCCGGCACGTTCGTCCCGTTCGACCGCATCGACCGCGCCCCGGAGGAGGCCGCCCGCGGCATCACCATCAACATCTCGCACGTCGAGTACGAGACCGACACCCGGCACTACGCGCACGTGGACATGCCGGGCCACGCCGACTACGTGAAGAACATGGTCACGGGCGCGGCCCAGCTCGACGGGGCGATCCTCGTCGTCTCCGCGCTCGACGGGATCATGCCGCAGACCGCCGAGCACGTGCTGCTCGCCCGCCAGGTGGGCGTCGACCACATCGTCGTCGCCCTCAACAAGGCCGACGCGGGCGACGAGGAGCTGGCCGACCTCGTCGAGCTGGAGGTCCGTGAGCTGCTCACCGCGCACGGCTACGGGGGCGACTCCGTACCGGTCGTACGGGTCTCGGGGCTCAAGGCGCTGGAGGGCGACCCCCGTTGGACGGCGGCGATCGACGCGCTGCTGGACGCGGTGGACACGTACGTACCGATGCCGGAGCGGTATCTGGACGCGCCGTTCCTGTTGCCGGTCGAGAACGTGCTCACGATCACCGGCCGCGGGACGGTGGTCACGGGTGCCGTCGAGCGCGGCACGATCCGGGTCGGCGACCGCGTCGAAGTGCTCGGCGCCGACGTCGACACGGTCGTCACCGGCCTGGAGACCTTCGGCAAGCCGATGGACGAGGCGCAGGCCGGGGACAACGTGGCGCTGCTGCTGCGCGGCGTGCCCCGCGACGCGGTGCGGCGCGGGCACATCGTCGCGGCGCCCGGCAGTGTCGTGCCGAGCCGCCGGTTCTCCGCGCAGGTCTATGTCCTGTCGACCCGCGAGGGGGGCCGTTCGACACCGGTCTCCACCGGGTACCGGCCGCAGTTCTACATCCGCACGGCGGACGTGGTCGGCGACGTCGACCTCGGCGAGACGGCGGTCGCCCGCCCCGGCGACACCGTCACGATGACGGTGGAGCTCGGCCGCGACGTGCCACTGGAGGCCGGCCTCGGCTTCGCGATCCGCGAGGGCGGGCGCACGGTCGGCGCGGGGACGGTCACGGCCGTCGGCTGA
- a CDS encoding spermidine synthase: MDEPIPVTRAVDHGTAKLMPDVDRKRAWLLTVDGAPQSYVDLDAPTHLEFEYARRLGHVLDTVAEPGRALDVLHLGGGALTLPRYVAATRPGSRQDVVEADRGLLALVTEHLPVPDDAGITLHAADARTWLEAAPADCADILIADVFGGSRVPAHLTTVAYAAAAERALRADGVYLANLADAAPFAFLRSQLATFSAVFEELAVIAEPGVLRGRRFGNAVLLASHRPLDTAVLARRTASDAFPARVEHGAALREFIGAAQPVHDVDAVPSPEPPDGSFTIG; this comes from the coding sequence GTGGACGAGCCGATACCCGTGACACGGGCCGTGGATCACGGGACCGCCAAGCTGATGCCGGACGTCGACCGGAAGCGGGCGTGGCTGCTCACGGTCGACGGGGCACCGCAGTCGTACGTCGACCTGGACGCGCCGACACATCTGGAGTTCGAGTACGCGCGGCGGCTCGGGCATGTGCTGGACACCGTCGCCGAGCCGGGGCGGGCGCTGGACGTGCTGCACCTCGGCGGGGGCGCGCTCACGCTGCCCCGCTATGTCGCCGCGACGCGGCCCGGCTCGCGGCAGGACGTCGTCGAGGCCGACCGCGGGCTGCTCGCCCTCGTCACCGAGCACCTGCCCGTGCCGGACGACGCGGGCATCACGCTGCACGCCGCGGACGCCCGTACTTGGCTGGAAGCGGCCCCCGCGGACTGCGCCGACATCCTGATCGCGGACGTCTTCGGCGGCTCACGCGTCCCGGCGCACCTGACCACCGTGGCGTACGCGGCCGCCGCCGAGCGTGCCCTGCGCGCCGATGGTGTCTACCTGGCCAACCTCGCCGACGCCGCGCCCTTCGCCTTCCTGCGCTCCCAACTCGCCACGTTCTCCGCGGTGTTCGAGGAGCTCGCCGTCATCGCCGAACCGGGCGTGCTGCGCGGTCGGCGCTTCGGCAACGCGGTGCTGCTGGCCTCCCACCGCCCGCTCGACACGGCCGTGCTGGCTCGCCGTACGGCCTCCGACGCCTTCCCCGCACGCGTCGAACACGGCGCCGCGCTGCGGGAGTTCATCGGCGCCGCGCAACCCGTGCACGACGTGGACGCGGTCCCCTCACCCGAGCCCCCCGACGGCTCCTTCACCATCGGCTGA
- a CDS encoding MFS transporter, producing the protein MTPAAASSRRSRRPSWAGRNYTLLTAAAIATNLGSQGALIASAFAVLDSGGDGGDVGLVAAARTLPLVLFLLIGGAVADRLPRHRVMVAANTLNCLSQAAFATLVITGEAQLWQMMLLSALGGTGQAFFNPAAEGMLMSSVEGEQVSRAFALFRMATQGAGLGGAALGGALVAAIGPGWVLAVDAAMFAVAAALRSFLDVSHIPPRKPGGGLLADLRDGWQEFVGRAWLWSIVAQFAVVVAVVGAAESVYGPLVARESLGGPGPWGLALGAFGLGTVGGALLMMRWKPHRMLLAGTLCVFPLALPSAALAVPVPVGALYAVMFVSGLTIQVFGVAWMTALHQEIPEDMLSRVSAYDWFGSIAMTPLALALAGPAEQAFGRTASLWGCATLVVVVTAAVLCVPDVRNLTRRTRPVTGRTSLPEAEGGPTGAGGGSADGEGAVGGLG; encoded by the coding sequence GTGACCCCAGCCGCCGCCTCCTCCCGACGTTCGCGCCGCCCCTCCTGGGCGGGCCGCAACTACACCCTGCTGACCGCCGCCGCGATCGCCACGAACCTGGGCAGCCAGGGCGCGCTGATCGCCTCGGCGTTCGCCGTGCTCGACTCGGGCGGCGACGGAGGGGACGTCGGACTGGTGGCGGCGGCGCGGACGCTGCCCCTGGTGCTCTTCCTGCTGATCGGCGGCGCCGTCGCGGACCGCCTGCCGCGCCATCGGGTGATGGTCGCGGCCAACACCCTCAACTGCCTCTCGCAGGCCGCCTTCGCGACCCTCGTCATCACCGGGGAGGCGCAGCTGTGGCAGATGATGCTGCTGAGCGCGCTCGGCGGCACCGGCCAGGCGTTCTTCAACCCGGCGGCCGAGGGCATGCTGATGTCCTCCGTCGAAGGCGAGCAGGTGAGCCGCGCCTTCGCGCTGTTCCGGATGGCGACGCAGGGCGCGGGCCTGGGCGGCGCGGCCCTCGGCGGCGCGCTGGTGGCCGCGATCGGCCCCGGCTGGGTGCTCGCCGTCGACGCGGCCATGTTCGCCGTCGCCGCGGCGCTGCGCTCCTTCCTCGACGTCAGCCACATACCGCCGCGCAAACCTGGCGGCGGTCTGCTCGCCGATCTCCGTGACGGCTGGCAGGAGTTCGTCGGGCGGGCGTGGCTGTGGTCGATCGTCGCCCAGTTCGCCGTCGTGGTGGCGGTCGTCGGCGCCGCCGAATCCGTCTACGGCCCCTTGGTCGCCCGGGAGAGCCTCGGCGGGCCGGGCCCATGGGGTCTGGCCCTCGGCGCGTTCGGCCTCGGAACCGTCGGCGGCGCCCTGCTGATGATGCGCTGGAAGCCCCACCGCATGCTCCTCGCCGGCACGCTCTGCGTCTTCCCGCTCGCCCTGCCGAGCGCAGCCCTCGCGGTGCCCGTACCGGTCGGCGCGCTGTACGCCGTGATGTTCGTCAGCGGCCTGACGATCCAGGTGTTCGGCGTTGCCTGGATGACCGCGCTGCACCAGGAGATCCCCGAGGACATGCTCTCGCGCGTCTCGGCGTACGACTGGTTCGGCTCGATCGCGATGACGCCGCTGGCGCTCGCCCTGGCGGGCCCGGCGGAGCAGGCATTCGGCCGTACCGCCTCGTTGTGGGGCTGCGCCACGCTGGTCGTCGTGGTCACGGCGGCGGTGCTGTGCGTGCCGGACGTACGGAATCTGACGCGCCGGACCAGGCCGGTGACGGGGCGGACTTCCCTGCCGGAGGCCGAGGGCGGGCCGACGGGTGCCGGGGGCGGGTCAGCCGATGGTGAAGGAGCCGTCGGGGGGCTCGGGTGA